In Trichoderma asperellum chromosome 1, complete sequence, a single window of DNA contains:
- a CDS encoding uncharacterized protein (EggNog:ENOG41), with amino-acid sequence MAYSMAGPVTDSKLLASHQDFKLPDPPAEMSSLPNGFPSVLDSPLAWTGQQLACQSDYIHHLSQDEIQEIEAALQHFKALELDGDLVTPDTFPLPTVGPNVLSRMRDDLHQGKGFAVLRGLDSKKYSVEDLTTIYLGVQAYIANRCGRQDKKGNMLVHIIADNSSKEKAEHHRHSTSPITFHNEEAGDIVSWLTRNAAKSGGKCIIASTYTVYNVLSATRPDLIRTLARSDWPFAFPKFQCRPVFFYEDGRLITNFGRAALMGSASHARPAHLPVLTANQVEALDAIQDIAEATKFEFSTKAGDIHFINNLAVLHRRAGFVNGAEADQRRHLVRMRLRDDDMGWKIPVDLQLEWNKAFGPAGTQVWHLEPMPTGYFPLRSQPN; translated from the exons ATGGCGTATTCCATGGCCGGCCCTGTCACCGACTCGAAGCTCCTCGCTTCTCACCAGGACTTCAAGCTGCCTGATCCTCCCGCCGAGATGTCCAGCCTGCCCAATGGCTTCCCCTCTGTCCTGGACTCGCCTTTGGCATGGACTGGCCAGCAATTGGCTTGCCAGTCTGACTACATCCACCATTTGAGCCAGGACGAGATCCAGGAGATTGAGGCTGCTCTCCAGCACTTCAAGG CTCTTGAATTGGACGGTGATCTCGTCACTCCTGACACCTTCCCGCTCCCCACTGTTGGCCCCAACGTGCTGAGCCGTATGCGTGATGATCTTCACCAAGGCAAAGGATTTGCCGTTCTCCGGGGACTCGATTCCAAGAAGTACTCTGTCGAAGACTTGACGACCATCTATCTCGGCGTCCAGGCCTACATCGCGAACCGCTGTGGCCGCCAGGACAAGAAGGGTAACATGCTGG TTCACATCATTGCCGATAACTCATCTAAGGAGAAGGCCGAGCACCATCGCCACTCAACCTCCCCAATT ACCTTCCACAATGAGGAGGCTGGAGACATCGTGAGCTGGCTCACCAGGAATGCTGCCAAATCTGGAGGCAAATGCATCATTGCCTCGACCTACACCGTCTACAACGTGCTCTCCGCCACTCGCCCCGATCTGATCCGAACTCTGGCTCGATCTGACTGGCCATTTGCATT CCCCAAGTTTCAATGCCGACCTGTTTTCTTCTACGAAGATGGCCGGCTGATCACCAACTTCGGTCGAGCTGCTCTCATGGGAAGCGCAAGCCACGCCAGACCTGCTCATCTGCCAGTTCTCACCGCCAACCAAGTTGAGGCTCTGGATGCGATCCAGGACATTGCAGAGGCAACCAAGTTCGAGTTCAGCACCAAGGCAGGTGACATTCACTTCATCAACAACCTGGCTGTCCTCCACCGACGTGCGGGCTTTGTCAACGGCGCAGAAGCCGATCAGCGCAGACACCTTGTGCGCATGAGACTCCGGGATGACGATATGGGATGGAAAATCCCTGTTGACCTTCAGCTCGAGTGGAACAAGGCTTTTGGCCCCGCAGGAACTCAGGTGTGGCACCTTGAGCCTATGCCTACTGGATACTTCCCTCTGCGATCCCAGCCGAACTAG
- a CDS encoding uncharacterized protein (TransMembrane:1 (i60-85o)) yields MAKPTASQVKPPAGKPRAGSSSGYQPIHQDDSQDAIEEEAGAPTTYLPPRRSRADRRYRTTIIALVVALVVLLASNLYMSLPYLFSGRGSDPCSCRPSKVPQYFQTSPNLWPGPTATGNAAFLAQTRTFDPTATFVPNEPLQTAIPVKGMKPGNDTIFKMMGYLSPYFPSPGFGVDEYPLPAGAEIVQVQMLSRHGARYPTSGVGVVDFAKRIANASNKFNPKGPLNFLKGWEYHLGSEILVPKGREELYNSGVLHNYMYGSLYNPKSKIIVRTTTQDRMLKSAENWMAGFFGLDWKNNATIEVIIEASGFNNSLAGALSCSNALSKTSANEARQRWIDTYLQDALKRFQGMTEGFNWTINDVYNAQTMCPYETVAYGFSMFCDLFTYEEWQGFGYSIDVWFSAGNAFHSPVGRATGIGYQQEVLARLQNHTLGYSGSQINVTLDNNTETFPLNQSLYFDFSHDTNIVSILTAFGLRQFAEELPADRYPGPHNFTVAHITPFGARLDIEIIKTPKPVSPNRDGYLRGEEQKYVHFVLNQRTIPLGLSFPECDASRKDGWCEFDTFIKIQEGMTAKANFDHACFGIILKSRMAKLLTAPPSSKRRCPCFCKDLKRIL; encoded by the exons ATGGCGAAGCCGACAGCCTCGCAGGTCAAGCCGCCAGCCGGCAAGCCCAGGGCGGGCAGCTCGTCGGGCTACCAGCCCATCCACCAGGACGACTCGCAAGATGccatcgaagaagaagccggcgcACCCACAACGTACCTCCCGCCGCGCCGGTCGCGTGCCGATCGTCGCTACCGCACCACCATTATCGCCCTCGTCGTGGCTCTGGTCGTGCTCCTAGCCTCCAATCTCTACATGTCGCTGCCATACCTCTTCTCCGGCCGCGGCTCCGATCCGTGCTCGTGTCGCCCCAGCAAGGTGCCCCAGTATTTCCAGACGTCACCGAATCTGTGGCCCGGACCAACGGCCACCGGCAACGCCGCATTCCTGGCCCAGACAAGGACCTTTGATCCTACGGCGACTTTCGTGCCCAATGAGCCGCTGCAGACGGCCATTCCCGTCAAGGGCATGAAGCCCGGCAACGACACCATCTTCAAGATGATGGGCTATTTGTCTCCGTACTTTCCTTCTCCGGGCTTTGGCGTGGACGAGTACCCGCTGCCTGCAGGAGCTGAGATCGTTCAGGTCCAGATGCTGTCCCGCCACGGAGCCCGCTACCCTACTTCTGGCGTCGGCGTTGTTGATTTCGCCAAGCGCATTGCCAATGCCTCCAACAAGTTCAATCCGAAAGGGCCATTGAACTTCCTCAAGGGATGGGAGTATCATCTCGGGTCTGAGATTCTGGTACCAAAGGGGCGTGAAGAGCTGTACAATTCAG GAGTCCTTcataactacatgtacggCAGTCTGTATAATCCCAAAAGCAAGATTATTGTCCGCACAACG ACCCAGGATCGTATGCTCAAGTCGGCGGAAAACTGGATGGCCGGGTTTTTTGGACTAGACTG GAAAAACAACGCGACGATTGAGGTCATCATCGAAGCTAGCGGCTTCAATAACTCCCTGGCGGGCGCTCTCAGCTGCTCTAATGCTTTGTCCAAGACATCTGCCAATGAGGCTAGGCAAAGGTGGATTGATACCTATCTCCAGGATG CTCTTAAACGCTTCCAGGGGATGACAGAGGGATTCAATTGGACTATTAATGACGTATATAATGCCCAGACTATGTGTCCTTATGAGACGGTTGCATACGGCTTTAGCATGTTTTGCGACTTGTTCACCTACGAAGAGTGGCAGGGTTTTGGCTATTCAATCGACGTGTGGTTTTCGGCTGGCAACGCCTTCCACAGTCCTGTCGGG AGAGCAACTGGTATTGGCTACCAGCAAGAAGTCCTTGCTCGTCTGCAGAACCACACCCTTGGCTATTCAGGCTCACAAATCAACGTCACTTTAGACAATAACACTGAGACTTTCCCATTGAACCAGAGTCTCTACTTTGACTTCTCCCATGACACTAACATTGTTTCTATCCTCACTGCATTTGGTCTCCGTCAATTCGCAGAGGAGCTTCCAGCCGATCGTTATCCCGGACCCCACAACTTTACCGTCGCTCATATCACCCCCTTTGGCGCCCGTCTCGACATCGAGATCATCAAGACGCCCAAACCTGTCTCGCCAAATCGCGATGGCTATCTGCGTGGCGAAGAGCAGAAGTACGTCCACTTCGTGCTCAACCAGCGAACCATCCCGCTGGGCCTGAGTTTCCCTGAGTGCGATGCCAGCCGCAAGGACGGCTGGTGCGAATTTGACACCTTTATCAAAATCCAGGAGGGCATGACGGCAAAGGCCAATTTCGACCATGCCTGCTTCGGGATTATCTTAAAGAGCCGTATGGCAAAATTACTGACGGCGCCCCCATCTTCTAAAAGGAGATGCCCTTGTTTTTGTAAGGACTTGAAAAGAATTTTGTGA
- a CDS encoding uncharacterized protein (TransMembrane:2 (i59-78o84-101i)): MRRFAELPTCRERIGPSCRCSGYVQARSLVLPLSALLSDLSCHGWHYGTSWRFPVEKHLSLQLQLYNVISVANAYLMAMYTTVGHFYSSIVIVAVNTYTWCTRNFRPRLLKIIHSLEIKRYRHWKIRQDALQFQRMRS, from the coding sequence ATGAGGCGATTTGCGGAGCTGCCAACCTGCCGTGAGCGTATCGGGCCATCGTGCCGCTGTTCTGGATACGTACAAGCTCGAAGCTTGGTATTGCCTTTGTCTGCTTTATTGTCGGATCTCAGCTGCCATGGATGGCACTATGGCACTTCTTGGCGCTTCCCCGTGGAGAAGCATCTCTCATTACAGCTGCAATTATATAATGTTATATCAGTGGCCAACGCGTATCTTATGGCCATGTACACTACAGTCGGCCATTTCTACTCTTCAATTGTAATTGTAGCGGTTAATACATACACATGGTGCACTCGCAATTTCAGACCACGGCTATTGAAAATCATACACAGTCTTGAAATCAAGCGATATCGGCACTGGAAAATCAGACAAGATGCCCTGCAGTTTCAACGCATGCGGTCTTGA
- a CDS encoding uncharacterized protein (EggNog:ENOG41~TransMembrane:1 (o778-797i)), which produces MGPRRKRILSLGTFEVAVPPSPVVPPDPAVDTAFAGFHFNFDPQVLVGQLTIAPEGYSSGNTGCTSAYSPDHPGPVKRRRLLGFNSMSPDESSSSSIGYQEKLPIAGHDPASITPRWAPAVSDVQSLSSPLVRVAESITNCCAFGWQQSAGYEALPPPAAVVYDPPQQPVMEVLPPTLTQTTNSLQHNIPDNGESPQQAPLLDDQFDLSSFIVSSSSELSQQASLTTDLLSLNSLQNIISSNNGLPLEAATANDQINLIPLQHVMPDNEETSGQELLQNDQRDLNSLQNITPPARQLLQQETISNSLLSLNCLQSIGPDNGQSLQQPVLSNDLLNFDSVPLEIYPAFGDASLQNLPHPGYTDQLEDTSHEQHSQLNSHHNGPSQLASSDPYKFSMNQAIIAVPPMDEIQIGGSQVIEASSPLRHGPAPTLRPAHPLLVDIETTSPHVYNYNAPSAQNLTRPVTQLAMLEERANAAAQKQYSTADNQQRNGKRGPFRDQALREQTAQTRRMGSCLRCRMQRIRCEFDVPGGCCLPCKKVENTKAARLPCLRYKITDMTLYKTGQVPGYEWTQRWTKGTSDPIQLWASSEIRTVYVSVCYSTERLPLKVRRFVPQEGDKLERTWAYRGAKKSAIIPPYALVDVEAGTSAYTAYIRASMEGIFRNMLGSTNGLLYKTYLLAYRMWQKEERTSEVFGLLNWTLRLWVAIRLSTTSAFIVGQETLDMPANILDESSPDHGKIPLPPVMGAQMDMILIHHIQNKLRHELLDNLQKVMLRNKPTSWLVTYLVSFILLHNIALITKHDASYADKHGMNRRFAREEKVREYHMGANVILAHFHYCNKGRVPFSEECEDKDLRALAQLDEEKIQFVRATRALVQRHKQEWQKIRSNEEYEDDYFFVSQLFDEKWQPSTTNV; this is translated from the exons ATG GGGCCACGTAGAAAGCGAATCCTGTCCCTGGGGACATTTGAAGTGGCAGTCCCCCCGTCACCTGTGGTGCCTCCAGATCCAGCCGTTGATACGGCATTTGCGGGATTTCACTTCAACTTTGATCCCCAGGTGTTGGTTGGACAATTAACGATAGCTCCTGAAGGTTATTCCTCCGGAAACACTGGTTGTACGTCAGCTTATTCGCCTGATCACCCTGGCCCGGTGAAACGTCGACGATTATTAGGCTTCAACTCGATGTCTCCAGAcgaatcttcatcatccagcATAGGCTACCAGGAAAAGCTGCCTATAGCGGGTCATGATCCGGCGTCAATTACGCCAAGATGGGCACCTGCCGTTTCTGATGTACAATCTCTAAGCTCCCCTTTGGTCCGCGTGGCAGAATCTATCACCAATTGCTGTGCCTTCGGGTGGCAGCAGTCTGCCG GGTATGAGGCTCTCCCGCCTCCAGCGGCTGTGGTGTATGACCCGCCTCAGCAACCTGTTATGGAGGTATTACCGCCTACGCTTACCCAGACGACGAACTCCCTACAGCACAATATACCCGATAATGGCGAGTCGCCACAGCAGGCACCACTGCTCGATGATCAATTCGACTTGAGCTCTTTCATCGTGTCTAGTAGTAGCGAGCTATCACAGCAAGCATCGCTTACAACTGATTTACTCAGTTTGAACTCACTGCAGAACATTATATCAAGCAATAATGGTTTACCCCTGGAGGCAGCTACTGCGAATGATCAGATAAACTTGATCCCTTTGCAGCATGTCATGCCTGACAATGAGGAGACATCAGGGCAAGAGTTACTTCAAAATGATCAAAGAGATCTGAACTCTTTACAGAACATTACACCTCCGGCCAGGCAGCTATTGCAACAAGAAACAATATCTAATAGCCTGCTGAGCTTGAATTGTTTACAGTCCATTGGGCCCGATAATGGACAGTCTTTACAGCAACCAGTACTTTCAAATGATCTGCTCAATTTTGACTCTGTGCCTCTTGAAATATACCCTGCCTTTGGCGACGCCTCACTGCAGAATTTGCCCCATCCTGGGTACACCGATCAACTTGAAGACACAAGTCATGAGCAGCATAGCCAGCTTAACTCCCATCACAATGGGCCCAGTCAGCTTGCGTCTTCGGATCCGTATAAATTCTCAATGAACCAGGCAATAATTGCTGTGCCGCCTATGGATGAGATTCAAATTGGTGGGTCTCAAGTGATTGAGGCCAGCTCGCCATTGCGGCATGGTCCGGCCCCGACTTTGCGACCTGCCCACCCTCTGTTGGTGGACATTGAAACGACATCTCCCCATGTGTATAATTATAATGCCCCTTCAGCACAGAACTTAACTCGACCAGTGACACAGCTAGCAATGTTAGAAGAAAGAGCCAATGCTGCGGCCCAGAAACAGTACTCCACTGCTGATAACCAGCAGCGAAATGGTAAGAGGGGTCCCTTTAGAGACCAAGCTCTCCGGGAACAGACCGCCCAAACAAGGAGGATGGGTTCCTGCTTAAGGTGCAGGATGCAACGGATTCGA TGCGAGTTTGATGTCCCAGGTGGATGTTGTCTGCCTTGCAAAAAGGTGGAGAATACAAAGGCAGCGCGCTTGCCATGCCTCCGATACAAGATCACTGATATGACACTTTATAAAACAGGCCAAGTTCCAGGATATGAGTGGACCCAAAGATGGACCAAAGGCACTTCTGACCCTATCCAGCTATGGGCATCGTCCGAGATCAGAACTGTTTACGTTTCCGTGTGTTATTCAACAGAGCGGCTCCCACTCAAGGTTCGCAGGTTTGTCCCGCAAGAAGGCGACAAGCTGGAGCGGACATGGGCTTATAGAGGTGCCAAGAAGTCGGCTATTATCCCGCCATATGCACTTGTGGATGTAGAGGCCGGCACATCGGCGTACACTGCCTATATCCGGGCTTCCATGGAGGGCATATTTCGAAACATGCTTGGCAGTACCAACGGTCTGCTGTACAAGACCTATCTCTTGGCCTACCGCATGTGGcaaaaggaggagagaacGTCAGAGGTATTTGGGCTACTCAATTGGACGCTCCGGCTATGGGTAGCCATTCGCCTGTCAACCACGTCGGCGTTTATTGTCGGACAAGAAACTCTGGACATGCCAGCAAATATCCTTGACGAGTCAAGCCCCGATCACGGGAAAATACCATTGCCCCCAGTAATGGGTGCACAGATGGACATGATTCTCATACATCACATCCAAAACAAACTTAGGCACGAGCTTTTGGATAATCTCCAAAAAGTAATGCTCAGGAATAAACCAACTAGCTGGCTAGTGACTTATCTGGTGTCGTTTATTCTGCTTCATAATATTGCACTTATTACAAAGCATGATGCTAGCTATGCCGACAAGCATGGCATGAAT CGTCGGTTTGCGCGTGAAGAAAAAGTACGAGAGTATCATATGG GAGCAAACGTTATCCTCGCACATTTTCACTATTGCAACAAGGGGAGAGTACCCTTCTCTGAGGAGTGTGAAGACAAGGATTTGCGAGCATTGGCGCAACTAGACGAGGAAAAAATCCAGTTTGTCCGTGCGACCAGAGCACTTGTCCAGCGACACA AACAAGAGTGGCAGAAAATTCGCTCCAATGAAGAATATGAGGACGATTATTTTTTCGTTAGCCAACTCTTTGACGAGAAATGGCAGCCAAGTACTACTAATGTGTAA
- a CDS encoding uncharacterized protein (TransMembrane:11 (o37-57i69-87o126-148i155-177o189-213i225-245o257-278i285-303o309-328i349-368o388-413i)), whose amino-acid sequence MSYAHLGAPTVYNGTGSNGGDPRTENLNQWYQSGDQAFILVAACMVLIMVPGVSFLYSGLARRKSALSMLWVTMMSFSVIVFQWYFWGYSLAFSATSNNGYIGNLNHFGLQRVLATPSIGSPLVPALLYSFYQMMFCAVTACLTVGAVAERGRVVPSMVFCFFWATLVYCPMAYWVWNPNGWAFKNGVLDYAGGVPVEIGSGVSALAYSWVLGRRNEKMMMNFRPHNISLITLGTVLLWFGWLGFNGGSAFGANLRAVMACWNSCLTAMFAAMTWCLLDFRLAKKWSMVGWCSGTISGLVAATPASGFITPWASIILGVVAGICCNFSTKIKFLIRIDDSLDVFAEHGIGGMVGLIFNAFFASGSIIGLDGVNSGAIGGFLDHNYKLIGWQIAVIVTGSAYAFVMSAVIAKIIDLIPGLKLRASEEAELLGMDDDQHGEFSYDYVEVRRDFLAWSPHREEPAHESTVLIEPTHGIQEHANMARSASLAETQMEETKAVSLSDGGRDRPESTEGTEGSQSNEKRD is encoded by the exons ATGTCCTACGCCCATCTCGGGGCCCCGACCGTGTATAACGGCACAGGATCCAATGGAGGTGATCCCA GGACCGAAAATCTGAACCAATGGTATCAATCCGGAGACCAGGCCTTCATCCTGGTGGCCGCCTGTATGGTGCTTATCATGGTGCCTGgtgtctcttttctctattCGGGTCTCGCCCGCCGAAAATCCGCCCTCTCCATGCTCTGGGTCACCATGATGTCCTTTAGTGTTATCGTCTTTCAATGGTACTTTTGGGGTTACTCTCTGGCCTTCAGCGCGACCTCTAACAATGGCTACATCGGCAACCTCAACCACTTTGGGCTCCAGAGAGTCCTGGCTACGCCTTCTATTGGATCCCCTCTCGTCCCCGCCCTCCTCTATTCTTTCTACCAGATGATGTTCTGCGCCGTCACCGCCTGCCTGACAGTTGGAGCCGTCGCTGAACGTGGCCGGGTCGTCCCGAGCATggttttctgcttcttttgggCCACCTTAGTCTACTGCCCCATGGCTTACTGGGTATGGAACCCTAATGGTTGGGCTTTCAAGAATGGAGTCCTCGATTATGCGGGCGGTGTCCCTGTCGAGATCGGTTCCGGTGTCTCGGCTCTCGCTTATTCCTGGGTCCTTGGCCGCCGAAAcgaaaagatgatgatgaactTCCGACCCCACAACATCTCTCTCATCACTCTCGGCACAGTTCTTCTATGGTTCGGATGGCTGGGCTTCAACGGTGGATCTGCCTTCGGCGCCAACCTTCGAGCTGTCATGGCCTGCTGGAACTCATGTCTCACGGCCATGTTTGCAGCCATGACTTGGTGTCTTCTTGATTTCCGTCTCGCCAAGAAGTGGTCTATGGTCGGCTGGTGTTCCGGAACCATCTCTGGTCTTGTTGCTGCCACTCCTGCATCTGGCTTCATTACTCCCTGGGCTAGCATCATCCTGGGTGTTGTTGCTGGTATCTGCTGTAACTTTAGCACCAAGA TCAAGTTCCTCATTCGCATCGACGACTCTCTCGACGTTTTCGCTGAGCACGGTATCGGTGGCATGGTTGGCCTCATCTTCAACGCCTTTTTCGCTAGCGGTAGCATCATTGGTCTCGACGGAGTCAATAGCGGCGCCATCGGTGGTTTTCTCGACCACAACTATAAGCTTATTGGATGGCAGATCGCTGTTATCGTTACCGGTTCCGCCTATGCCTTTGTCATGTCCGCCGTCATTGCTAAAATCATCGATCTCATTCCTGGTCTCAAGCTGCGCGCCTCTGAGGAAGCCGAACTGCTTGGTATGGACGATGACCAGCACGGTGAATTCTCATACGACTATGTCGAAGTTCGACGTGACTTTTTGGCCTGGAGTCCCCACCGCGAAGAGCCCGCCCACGAAAGCACAGTCTTGATTGAGCCTACGCACGGCATTCAAGAGCACGCGAATATGGCTCGCTCTGCCAGCCTGGCCGAGACTCAGATGGAAGAGACAAAGGCCGTGTCTTTGTCTGACGGTGGAAGAGACCGTCCAGAGAGCACCGAGGGCACCGAGGGCAGCCAGAGTAACGAGAAACGTGACTAA